The DNA sequence TGAATACCGCCCGCCAACCACACCAGTGCGGGCACCTCCCCCACCAGGGCCACCGCCGTCACCGCGTAGACCCCGAGCCGGGTCAACGCCATCAGAAACACCGTACTCCAGTGCTTCTTATGCAACGCATCGTAAAGAACAATCACCAGCAATAGCGCCAGCCCCGCCAAGGGCGCCCGATCGTCCGGCGCAAAAAACAGAAACACAAACCCCGTAGCAAACAGCCCCAACGCGATACTCAACACCTGCCGCGGTCGAACCCGCCCCGAAGGAATGGGACGATAGGGCTGATGCTGGGTATCCCAGTCCCGATCACAATAATCGTTCAGCGTCATACCACCGGCATAGAAACAGGAAATGGCAAAGACCAACAAACCGATCGTGTAACTCCCCCCCACACTGGCGCTGACCAGCACGGCGGTCGTAAGAATATTCATCCAGATGGTTGGCAAGTTACTTACGCGACCCAGTGCTAACAGAGTTTTTAGGGAAGACATAACATTCTCAAATCGGTTAAAGGTTAACGTTGGCACTGAGGCCGTGCGTGGGGTATACCGTTTGTAGACTCTCGGAGACATGGATGTCGACGAGAAGCCCCCATGGATGGGTTCACGGCGGGTCTACAAACGGTATACCCCACGCACGGCCGGACTCGCAGCTAACACCCCACTTAAAGGAGCACAGCGAGCGCAAAGCAGCGCCGGTCATTCTCCAATAGTTGGCTAATCAAACAGATGTTTCAGCATCAGATCGCAGATATCGGTCGCCGGCACTCGCCCGTTGGGAATCAACTGCGGCTCCGTACTCATCAACAATGGCAGCGACTCCGGCGAACCATCACTCACCCCATGGGAACCTTTCACCAACTCCGGCGCAACGGCAATCACATCCATCACATAGCGAAAGCCCAACTTCTTCTGAGCCACCCGACGCGCCGCTTTCAACTTTGGAAAACGAAGCCTAGGATCAAAAAACAGCTCACAGGGATCAAACCCCGGCTTGCGGTGAATTTCCACCTGATGGGCGTAATCCGGCTGACGGTCATCGTTCAGCCAGAAGTAATAAGTAAACCAGCTATCGGCCTTCGCCAGCAGAACCAACTCACCGCTGCGCTCATGATCCAACCCCAGCTCAGCCTGTTCGGTTTTATCCAGAATCCGATCAATGCCTTCAACCCCTTCAAAAATCTTGCGAACCACCGGAATATCATCGGGGTTATGCACATAGACATGGGCAATCTGATGGTCCGCCACGGCGAAGGCGCGACTGCTGAAGTAATCCAGATACTCTTTACCCAGGTCCACCTTGACCGAGACCATTCCCGCCTCGCGCAGCAGGCGGTTGGGGTGCACGGCCCGGTGAACCTTTTGAATGCCGTACTCGGACAGCACCATCACGCGGCAGCCGCGTTGCTCAAAGAAGTCGAGCAGATCGCCTACCAGGGTATCGATTTCTTTCAGATCCTGAGCGATATCGCCGTCCGGCCCTTCTTTCTGGAGGACATAATCGAGGTGTGGCAGGTACACCAGTTGCAGGCTCGGTTGTTTTTCTTCCTCAATGTACTTCGCCGCATCGGCAATCCACTGGCTGGATTTGATGCTGGTCATGGGCCCCCAGAAGTTGAACAGCGGAAAGTTGCCGAACTTTTCACTGAGGGTATGGCGCAGTTCCAGCGGGCAGGTATAGCAGTCCGGCTCTTTGCGACCATCAGCCAGATACAACGGACGCGGCGTCAGGGTCCAGTCGGCGTCGGTGGCCATGGCGTACCACCAGAAGGTATTGCTGCAGGTAAAATTCGGATCGCGTTGTTTCGCCAGGTGCCACACTTTGGGACTCTGCACCAGCTTGTTACTTTGTCGCCAGAGCCAGACTTCGTTCATGTCTCGAAAGTACCAACCATTAGCCACAATACCGTGTTCTTTGGGGGGCTTGCCGGTGGTATAAGTAGCTTGGGCAGTACAGGTCACGGCGGGGATTACCGGCTCAATATCAGTGGCCTTATCGCGCAACTTATTGAGGCTGGGGGTATGTTCGCCCAATAACTTTCTTGTCAGGCCTACAACGTTCAGGACAACAGTTCTGTGCATTTCTATACTCGTATTTTCGGCTTGGTGAGGAGCGAGCCATCCGTAGGGCGGTTCAAGACCCGCCGTAAACCCATCCCTGGGGGCTTCTCGTCGACATCCATGTCTCCGAGAGTCTTGAACCGCCCTACGGATGCCTCGCTTGCACGTTTCTAGCGTAATTCTATAAAGATCTTGAACAGACTCCGGACCGATTGCGTCAAACGTTCAGTCACAATCCAGTAGTTGGTTCACCCACACTAGCTCACGAGCGATACTCTCCCCCACCGAATCCGTTTTAAGGTGTTCGGGTAAAACACCGAAACTATAGGTCTCCACTTCAAGAGGAATCTGGGCATCCAGTTTGGGGAGTAATGTTTTGAGAAAGCCCTGGGTGGTGCCGCAGTCGCCCAGGTGTTCGAGGAAGATCGGTACGTGGAAATGGACCCGGCACTCGGTTGGCGTCAAACCGGCGTCCACGGCGGCTTCGAATTCGGGCAAATCGGGGAAGGCGTGTAGCGTTCCATCGTCGGTGCGGGCGATGGCCTGGTGTAAGTAGACCGGCTCGTTGAAGCCTTTGAGGTGTTTGACTTCTTCCGGAGTGTCGGCCTGTAAAGCGCTGGAGACCTGGACTTTGGCGATGGGGATTTCGGCTTCGGCCAGGCGCTGCAGGCAGGTGGCCGGGTCCTCGAATTCGACGGCCTGATGGCAGCAGTCGAAGCAGACGCCCAGATGGGCGTTTTCGGCCATGCTCAGACGCGGGCGCAGGCGGCGGAAGAAATCCAGCAGTTCATCGGTGGTTTCCAACACGCAGGCCGGTTCGGGTTCGATGGCAAGCATCAGGTGTACGCCGGTGCTCCGCTTCAAGTTCGCGAAATGGGCAAGCACGTCCTGGATGTGGTCGAGCACGGTGTTCCAGTCTTCCGGTTCAAAGCCCTGTTCGAAGGCGACCGGCACGGTGGATATCGACAGCTGTCGGGCGTCCGGTTGCAGTTGTACGGCGATATCGCCGAGCTGACGGGTGTAGCGCACGCGCTCCTGATCTCGCCAATCCGGCCGATAGACGTTTTCTTTGACCCGCTCGTTGTGGAAGGCGCCATAGGGAAAGCCGTTGATGGTCAGCAGGTAGGCGTTGTGCTGGCGACACCACTGCTGAAATTCCGCAACGGCCTGGGCGTCCACTTCCGCCGCCGCTTGACCGGCGATGCGCAGCCCCAGGGGAAAGGGGCGCTGGGCGTCATCACCCAGTCGCTCCATCACTTCCAGTCCATGGCTGTTGAGGTTGTGCATCACATCGGCCCAGCCTTCGCCCGGGTGGATGTTGCTGCAGTAGGTGAGTGGCGCGTTCAGCTTGGCCATTGGTTCTCCAGCAGTTGCCGACGGCACTGGTGCATGGTGTCCAAGTCAATGTGGTCCACTTCTTCCGCTTCGCCCGCCGACGTCAGCAGGGTAATGCACAGCTCGCCGCCCAGGTGTTCGCGAAAGCCCTGCAGGGCCGCATCGATATCCAGTGCTTCGAGGGCCGGATGACGCAGGGTGAAGCCCACGGCTTCGAGCGTGTCGCGAATGGCCAACAGGGTGCGCGTATCAATTGTGCCCATGGCGTGGGAGTACAGCGAGTCCAGGGCGATGCCGATGGCCACCGCTTCGCCATGGCGCAGCTCGGAGTTGGAGAGCTCCTCCATCCGGTGCGCGCCCCAGTGGCCGAAATCCAGCGGTCGGGCACTGCCCTGCTCGAAGGGATCGCCACTGGTGCGGATATGGTTCAGGTGCAGCTCGGCACAGCGGGCGATCATATGCTCCATCGCCTTGGGTTCGAATTCCCCCAGGCGATGGCGCGCTTCATGCAGCCAGTGGAAGAACTCACCATCGCGAATCAGCGCGACTTTTACCGCCTCGGCGATGCCACAGCGGCTGTCCCGCTCGGACAGACTACTCAGCAGGTCATAGTCGTTGATCACAGCGTAGGGCGCTGCAAAGGTGCCCAGGTAATTTTTCCGGCCCCGGTAGTTGATGGCATTCTTTACGCCGATGCCGGCATCGTTCTGGGCCAGTACTGTGGTGGGCATACGGATCAGTCGGATGCCGCGGTGCGCGGTGGCCGCCGCATAGCCCATGGCATCGATTACGGCACCGCCGCCAATCACCAACGCGAAACTGTGCCGATCAATGCGGTCGGTTTGGGTGCGCTGATAGAATTCATCCACTTCCACCGGATCGTTCTTGCAGATCTCGCCGCCGCGCACCATAAGAGGCGGTTCAATCAGCTCAATCCGGTCCGCGTGCGCCTCGGCATAAGCGCGCATGCGCTCTACCAGATCCGGGTGCCCTTTGAGCACCTGATCATCGATCACGGGCAGAACCCGGTGACGTTTTTTACCCGCAAAGGCGAGCACTTTGAGCAACACATCGCTCTCGGGGTTGAAGGTGTCCCGGTTGAAGTACACCGGGAACTCGTGGGTCATGGTAAACGCCTGGTGAATCTGCCACATGAGTTGCTACCGCTTCTTCTGCAATCAGTTGGGCACCGGCTCATCGACGCGGGGTTGTTGGCCGCGCAGCACAGTGTTGTCGTTGTAGGATTGGCGCTGGTCGATTACCGCCGGCCGGGACAGCTCGTCGATATCGATCTGACCGGACTGGGCGTAGGCGTCCAGGGCGTTCTGCCAACAGGTCAGTTCAATGGCTTTCTCTTCGATACCGCGCTCGCGCATCAGGTTGGCGGTCTTCGGTACCGACAGCGGGTCGCTCACGCCCCAGTCGGCGGAGCTGTCGACAATAATGCGTTCCGGCCCGTATTTACGGACCACTTCCACCATCCGCTCAGAGCCCATCTTGGTGTTGGGATAAATGGTAAAGGCTGCCCAGGCGCCGCTGTTCAGCACGTCGTCCACCGTCTCTTCGTTGTTGTGGTCGATCACCAGCTTTTCCATGGGGACGCCGATTTCCCGCGCCACATCAATGGAGCGGATGATGCCGTTTTTCTTGTCCCGGTGGGGGGAGTGGACCATCACCACCATGTCGTGCTCGACGGCGAATTCCAACTGCCGCTGATAGATGTACTCTTCCGCCGGGGTGATTTCGTCGTAACCGATTTCGCCAATCGCCACAACGCCTTCTTTCAGGGCAAAGTTGGGCAGAATATCGAGTGCCTCACGGGCCAGGCCTTCGTTATTGGCCTCTTTGGAGTTGATGCCGATGGTGCAGTAGTGCGCGATCCCGAACTGGGAGGCGCGGAATCGTTCCCACCCCACCAGACTGGCAAAGTAATCGATAAAACTGCCCACGTTGGTGCGCGGCTGGCCCATCCAGAAGGCCGGCTCGATGACCGCGCGAATGCCCGCGGCGGCCATGTTCTGATAATCGTCGGTGGTGCGACTGCTCATATGAATATGCGGGTCAAAGTACTGCATAAGCACGCCTCTGTTATTCGGGTACGTTATTGATCAAGCGGACGGCCGCTCGGCGAACAGGGGCGCAAACTGCGCCTGTTCGGAGCGCCCTGCGGTCGCGTTTTGCCAGTAGGGTAACACTTTCGGGTCGGCCGGCTCGACCGACGCCAGCCACTGCGTCTGCCCGGCACGGGCAGCGCCCAGCAGCATCGCCTGCTGTTCAGTCGTTGTGGCCTCTGACCAATGCTGCTCCAGAAGCTGGCGGACCCGCTCCGGGTGATGAGGGCCCAGGCAAAGCCAGAGCCCCAAGTGGTAGTGGCGCCCGGCGCTGTGGCGCTCTTCGGCCCAGTCCAGCGCCATCCGGGTCAGCTCCGGGGTAAGTCGCTGATCCAGCCCGGATACCCGGTACAGCGGGCAGTCCAGAAACAGCGCCTTGATCACTAACTGGTGCCAGGCGGTATCATCGAAGTGGGTGACCGGATAGGGCGAGTCCAGGGCAACGGCTTCAAACACCGTCAACATATTGGTACGGCAGGCTTCGGCCGCCCGCCAGGTAAACCGCTCGCCGCGCGGCAGCAGGGGCAGGCTGCGGTAAAGAGCGCAGGTTTCCCCCTCGTCGGCAAAGCGGAACAGCGCCTCGAACTCCTCGGCAAAACTCGCCTGCGCCAGGTCGGGGCGCGCCAGAATCAGGTTGATGCGCAGCAGCTCGAGCCGGTTCCAGGCACGGGGACTCCAGCCCGGCAGCGCGCCTTCAGCGGCGGCCAGCTCCGTGTCGGTCAATCCCAGGGGCTGGCGTTTAGCGTGCCGGCTGGCCATGGCCAGGAGGTTGGCAAAGGTCTGACCCTGGGCACCGTCGGCCACCTGGCCCTGAGCTTTGGCCCAGAAAGCCCGGCCGGACTCGGTCAGGTGCTCATCCAACAACGCTTCCAACAATTGATGTACTGAATGCTCCGATGCCACTGCCACTACCTATAAATCATATAATTAGACGATGGATTATACGCAAACGGTCAAGGGTAATCGAGTCACCCCAAGAAGGTAACCCCGGAATCGTAAGGAATCGTTTAACCGGACGTTCACAATTGCAATTCAGGGCATTTTCGGCAAAGCTTGCGCCTTTTAACAACCCGAACGACACGCCTATGCCTTCCAAAAAGCTCAACAAAGGTTCTTCCGGCCAGAATCGCAAAGCCAGTGAACAATATATGGACAAGTTTCGCCAAAAGCCCGGCGTTCAGGAAACCGATTCCGGACTGCTCTACCGGGAAGTGGAGCCCGGCCAGGGCCTGACGCCCACCATGGACGACAAGGTGGTGGTCAACCAGCGCATTCAACTGGTCAACGGCAAGGTGATTGGCGACACGTATCAGGAGGGAATGCCCGATACCTTCTGGATGAAAGAAGCCATCGCCGGCATTCAGGAGGGGTTACAACTGATGCAGGAAGGCGCTCGCTACGAGTTCGTGGTGCCCCCGGAGTTGGCCTGGGGCAAGAAAGGTGTGGGCAACAAAATCGGGCCCAATGCGGTACTGATCTTCGACCTGCGCCTGATGGAAGTGGCGTTCGACTAGCACCGGCGCGGCGTCGCGCTGCGCCGGTGCCCGCCTGGCATGCTACAACTGCAGTGGTTCGCCGTTGAGACTCACGGACTCGGTCTCGATGGAGGAGACATTTTCCAGAATACCCAGCTCATCAGCATGTTTGATGGTGACATCGTGTAACGTCACCCCGCTGATGGGCGCGCGCTCAAAGCCGCGCAGATGGAACACCCGCTCGGCATTCTCTACCACCATGTTACTGACATGGAGATCCTTCACCTCTGGCAGGTAGTCCCCGGCATCCCCCTCCTCATAGTAGAAGTTGATCACAAAGACATCTTTCACCTGTCCGATCACAATATTCCGAATGGCGATATTCTCGATCAGCCCGCCACGCACCGAATTGGTCTTGATGCGCACCGCGCGGTCCAGCACCGGGCTGTCCATATGACAGCGACGGGCAAACACATTGCGCGCACCACCCGAGATTTCACTGCCAATGACCACCCCGCCGTGACCGGCACGCATCTGGCAATCCTGAATCACAATATTCTGAATCGGCGTGGCCAGACGGCGGCCATCGGCGTTTCGGCCGGATTTGAGTGCGATGCAGTCATCCCCGGTATCGAACAGGCATTTTTCGATCAACACGCGGTTGCAGGACTCGGGGTCGCAACCATCAGAGTTCGGTCCGTGACTGACGCATTGCACACCGCGCACAATCACGTCCTCAGACAGCACGGGGTTGAGCAGCCAAAAGGGGGAGTTACGGATGGTCACCCCTTCGATCAGAACCCGCTTACAGCGGTAGGGCTGAACAAAAGGTGGGCGCAGGTAATTGTCCTCAAACACCCGCTCCTCCACCGGGACACCCTGCTCGGCCATCTCAAACAACGGCGTGCGGGTATGTTTCTGATCCTCTACCGGATCAATGGGCCATTGAGCTCGACTCCAGCGCCCCTTCCAGGGCCACCAGACCGTGTTGGAACCGTTACCCTCCAGAACACCTTGGCCGGTCACCGCGATGTTTTCCTGCTCGTAGGCGTAAATCAACGGAGAGTATCCCATCAGTTCCACGCCTTCCCAGCGCGTCATGACGTAAGGTTTGTAGCGCTCCGGGTCCGTGTAGAAAGACAGCACGGCACCTTCCTGCAAGTGCAGATTGATGTTGGTTTTAAGGTGCACCGGCCCGGTATTGAACTGCCCCGCCGGAATCACCACCCGGCCACCGCCAGCGGCGGCACAGGCCTCAATGGCTTTGGCTATCGGGCCGGTATTATCGGTTTCCCCGTCTCCCTTGCCACCGAACTCCGTGACCAGAAAATCCCGGTTCGGGAAGTCCGTTCGCGCGATATTGTCGATAATGTCGTCTGCCTGCTTCCAGAGCGCCTCATCGCGCCCGACGTAGGCGGGGGAAGTTGGAGAGGTGGTGCTGCATCCGGCCACCGGCATTAAACCCAAGGCACAGGAAGACAGACCCAGCGCCTTCAGGCTGCCGCGTTTCTGTAGATCGATCATGTTTTCTATCCCGTCGGTTGATTGACTTTAATAAGTAGTTGTTATGACTCATCCGTGATCAAGGCCCTGCTCGTGTCGGCAGAGCCAAGGGGAATAGTGAGACAAAGTGATGGGAGTTTCAAGAAGTGTGCAAACGGGAGGATTGCCTGGCGATCTGTCGCACCAAAGGGAGACTCTTACCTTCCGAACACGCATAAAAAAACCCCGCTTCTTACGAAGCGGGGTTTTCTGTATGTGGCGCACTCGGGAGGATTCGAACCTCCGACCGCTCGGTTCGTAGCCGAGTACTCTATCCAGCTGAGCTACGAGTGCGTCGTCAACGGGGGCGAATATTAGAGATCTGAAGGCGGTTCGTCAAGTGTTTGATTGAAAAAGTTTTTTTGGAGATGGGTTTCGGCGGATGCGCTTCGCTCCGATGCGTCGGACCGATCCGCCCTACGGCCGAGCGCAGCGGTATAAACCTGCGTAGGGCGGATAAGCCGCAGGCGCATCCGCCGTTGAGGTTGGGTGGGATACCAAAAGCTCGGGGAGTTGCTTTACGGGAGGGATAGACCGGGGCACATCCATGTGCCCCGCCCTTCGGGCGCCTGCGGCGGTCCCAATCGCTCCAGGCGATTGGTCGAACCGGAGGGTTCGAACCAAGACATCCCTCACCGCCATATACGAAAAAACCCGGCGATTGCCGGGTTTTTTCGTATATGGCGGTGAGGGAGGGATTCGAACCCTCGAACGGTTTCCCGTTACACACTTTCCAGGCGTGCGCCTTCAGCCACTCGGCCACCTCACCGTAAAACTCTTTGAACGACCTGCCGTTCAGAGGGTGCGTAATGTACACAAGTGGCGTACTAAACGCAACGCTATTGGCCCGGCCAGGGGTGAAAAAATGTCTCTGGATTCACTGACTTGGGAGGCTGGGGCGGTTTGGCGGGGGTTCCCAGGTAGAGGAAGCCCACTATCTGCTCCAGCTCGCCGACACCCAGCCCTTCTTTCACCACCGGATGGTAGGTCATGGCCCCGGTCCGCCAGAAGGCCCCTACCCCCTGGGCGAAGGCGGCATTGAGCATGTTCTGTACGGCGGCGCCGGCCGAGATCAGTTGCTCGACGTGCGGCACCTTGGGGTTCTGCCGGCAGGCGGCAATGGCGACCAGAATCAACGGCGCGCGGCGTGGTTTGGCGCGCAGGGATTGTTGATCGGGTTCCGGGGTGTCGGGCGTGTCCTTGAGCATCGCCTGCACGAACAGGTCTCCCAGTCGATCCAGCCCTTCATCTTCAATTACCAGAAAGCGCCAGGGCTGCATCAGGCCGTGATCGGCGGCGCGCAGGGCGGCGCGGTAGATGGCGTCGCGCTGTACATCGGTGGGCGCCGGTTCGGTCAATTTGGGCGAGGAAACCCGTTGGTGCAATACGTCTAGTGCGTGCATAGGAGCCTGTGGTCGAATCAATGGGGCGGGAATGATAACACGACTTCATCGGTTGATTTAAGCGCCATTTAGGCGCGGTTAACCGCTGTTCGTGGACTTTTCGCGTAAAAAAACGTCTAATAGGACCCTCAGGGAGTGACACGCGACTCCAGGACCGACCTTGCCGATTGAAAACCATCCGGCGCCCTCACGCTCCCCAGAGACGCTATTTAGCGAGCGTATTGCGTCGAGCAGGACAGCATACAAGGTTTCCCGATAACAATGACTAAGAACTCAGCGCACAAAAAGCCCGAAGAGGCTCAAGCGGAATCGCCGCTTCACCAATACTATTTTCGATCACTGATCTGCTTTGCCGCCGCCGGCACCCTGGCGTCCTACATTGAATGGTCGGCCATCCAGCCCGTGTATATTGGCACCATTGTTTTTCTGCTGCTGTACACCTACCTGACCTACCACTTCACCCACACGCTGGATCGCGAAAAACTCAGCCGCGTAACCCGCTATTTGTCCTGGGCCGATGCGGCGCTGATCGGGCTGGTCCTCAGCCTGACCAACTTCAGCCTGCTGCCGCTGGCGCTGTTTCTGACCATGATCCAGTTCAACGCCCTTCTCACCGGCGGACTGAGGCGCTGGGGTGAAGATAACGTGGCCTTTGCCGTCGGTATCCTGCTCAGTTTCCTGGTACACAAACCGCAATGGGTGTTCAGTAGCAGCATTGAAATCAGCGCGGCGAGCCTGATCGGTATCATCACCTACTTTCTGGTGTACGCCCTGTATATGCATCAGAGAATGCGCCGCCTGATCATGAACCAGATGAAACTGGAGAATGAGCAGAAATGGCACAAGATCCGCTCGTATAAACTGTCCCGATACCTGCCGCCTCCGGTGTGGCGGGCGATCAATCAGGGCAAGGATCATATGCTTCAGGCGGAGCGCAAGCGCATTACCGTGTTCTTCTCGGACATCAAGAACTTCAGCCAACTGTCCGAAGAAATGGAAGCCGAGGCGCTTACGGAGCTGCTCAATCACTACCTGACCGAGATGTCGAAAATCATCACCCACTTTGGCGGCACCATCGACAAGTTTATGGGTGACGGCATTATGGTCATGTTTGGTGATAGCAACAGCAAGGGCGTCAAACAGGACTGCATGAACTGTGTGTCCATGGCCATCGCCATGAAAAAGCGCATGAAGTCCCTGCAGCAGGAGTGGTACAACCAGGGCATCAAAAAGCCCCTGCAGATCCGGATGGGCATGAACACCGGCTATTGCACGGTGGGTACCTTCGGTACCTCAAGCCATCTGGACTACACCGTGCTGGGCACTCACGTGAACCTGGCCAGCCGCCTGGAGTCCGCAGCCCAGCCCGATGAAATTCTGATTTCCCACGAGACCTGGTCGCTGGTCAAAGACGCCGTCATGTGTCAGGACAAGGGCGAAATCACGGTGAAGGGGTTCAGCCAGCCGGTGAAGGTGTACCAGGTGGCCGGGTTCCGTAAGGACCTGGGTAAAAATCAGAGTTTCTTTGAGGATCGCGCCGAAGGCTTCTCCATGTACCTGGATCTGGAGAAGGTGCGCAATTACGAGAAAGCCAAGGTGATCAAGGCGTTGCAGACCGCCGCCGAAAAGCTCAAGGATAAAGTCATCGTATAACCTTGCTCCGGCGGGCCCGGTCCCGCCGGAGCACCACCAGCCTACTGTCGCACCAGACGCTCAAAATCGGGCGCCGACCCCTGCGCTGAGCTGCGCCAGGGGTTGATATCCAACCCGCCGCGACGCGTGTAGCGCGCGAAAACCGTCAGAAACTCCGGCTTACAGCGCGCTTGCAGATCGACAAACATCCGCTCAACGCAGTGCTCGTGAAAGTCCTGATGTTCACGAAACGATACCACGTACTTCAGCAAACCCTCTCGTTCGATTTTTGAGCCGCGATAATGAATTTCCACCGTGGCCCAATCCGGTTGACCGGTTACCGGGCAATTGCTCTTCAACAGATGACTGTGCAGCCGCTCTTCAACCAACTCCTCCCCAGTGGCAAGCAACTCGGGCGCCGGGTGGTAGTGCTCGATGGTAACCGGCAGCGCGTCGATACACTCCCCGCCCGCCTCGGCAATCGGCAGTTGAGCGTCCGCCACCGGCTCAAGCTGAACGCTGACGTCTGCACCGGCGGCCGCGCTCAAGTCCTGGATCATCTGCGCCCGCACCTGCTCCTGTCCGGCAAAGCGGCTTTGATTGTAGGAGTTCAGATACAGCTTGAATGATTTGGACTCAATCAGGTTCGGACTGGTGCACGGCAATCGAAATTGCGCGATGGCGACGATGGGCTTGCCGCGCTCATCCAGCCAGGA is a window from the Marinimicrobium koreense genome containing:
- a CDS encoding adenylate/guanylate cyclase domain-containing protein — translated: MTKNSAHKKPEEAQAESPLHQYYFRSLICFAAAGTLASYIEWSAIQPVYIGTIVFLLLYTYLTYHFTHTLDREKLSRVTRYLSWADAALIGLVLSLTNFSLLPLALFLTMIQFNALLTGGLRRWGEDNVAFAVGILLSFLVHKPQWVFSSSIEISAASLIGIITYFLVYALYMHQRMRRLIMNQMKLENEQKWHKIRSYKLSRYLPPPVWRAINQGKDHMLQAERKRITVFFSDIKNFSQLSEEMEAEALTELLNHYLTEMSKIITHFGGTIDKFMGDGIMVMFGDSNSKGVKQDCMNCVSMAIAMKKRMKSLQQEWYNQGIKKPLQIRMGMNTGYCTVGTFGTSSHLDYTVLGTHVNLASRLESAAQPDEILISHETWSLVKDAVMCQDKGEITVKGFSQPVKVYQVAGFRKDLGKNQSFFEDRAEGFSMYLDLEKVRNYEKAKVIKALQTAAEKLKDKVIV
- the queF gene encoding NADPH-dependent 7-cyano-7-deazaguanine reductase QueF (Catalyzes the NADPH-dependent reduction of 7-cyano-7-deazaguanine (preQ0) to 7-aminomethyl-7-deazaguanine (preQ1) in queuosine biosynthesis); protein product: MSEHTSNSHGPLGQQTAYASSYDPGLLFPIARAETRASLGLSELALPFYGTDLWTGYEVSWLDERGKPIVAIAQFRLPCTSPNLIESKSFKLYLNSYNQSRFAGQEQVRAQMIQDLSAAAGADVSVQLEPVADAQLPIAEAGGECIDALPVTIEHYHPAPELLATGEELVEERLHSHLLKSNCPVTGQPDWATVEIHYRGSKIEREGLLKYVVSFREHQDFHEHCVERMFVDLQARCKPEFLTVFARYTRRGGLDINPWRSSAQGSAPDFERLVRQ